A genome region from Littorina saxatilis isolate snail1 linkage group LG16, US_GU_Lsax_2.0, whole genome shotgun sequence includes the following:
- the LOC138949708 gene encoding zinc finger protein 883-like has protein sequence MPTVQSLDGKAAVHTATMTTVQSLDEKAAVNTATMTTEQSLDGKAAVNGHSNAWLKPEIQTPEIQTAVDNCSHTWLKQEIQTLETQTAVNTHSDTWLKQEIQTPETQTAVDTHSDTWLKQEMETPETHTAVNTHSDTWLKQEIQTPVTQTAVDTHISYTWLNQEMQTPETQTAVNTHSDIWLNQEIQKPETQTAVDTHSDIWLDQEIQTPKTHTPVNTHCDAWLKRGRWITETQSMGRLELNARRETDPVPISDTTFPCSGHKNQQVVITTHTWQKKHACNKCGARFLRSGSLKQHMLTHTGEKKYECTECDASFKLSSYLKRHMLTHTGEKKHACNECSAMFLWSSKLKQHMSTHTGEKKHACNECGARFLRSGSLRQHMSTHTGEKKYKCTECGARFLRSSNLKRHMSTHTGEKKHVCNECSAMFLWSSNLKQHMLTHTGEKKHACNECGARFLRSSNLKQHMSTHTGEKKHVCSECSAMFLWSSDLKRHMSTHTGEKKHACNECGARFLRSDDLKKHMLTHTGEKNHACNECGAMFLRSGSLKQHMLTHTGEKKHACNECDASFKLSSYLKRHMLTHTGEKKHACNECGARFLLSGHLKRHMSTHTRKKKYECT, from the coding sequence ATGCCCACAGTGCAGTCATTGGACGGAAAAGCTGCAGTCCACACAGCTACCATGACTACAGTGCAGTCATTGGACGAAAAAGCTGCAGTCAACACAGCTACTATGACTACAGAGCAGTCATTGGACGGAAAAGCTGCAGTTAATGGGCACAGCAATGCCTGGCTCAAACCAGAGATTCAGACACCAGAAATACAGACTGCAGTCGACAATTGCAGTCATACTTGGCTGAAACAAGAAATACAAACActagaaacacagactgcagtcaacactcacagtgatacctggctgaaacaagagatacagacacccgaaacacagactgcagtcgacACTCATAgcgatacctggctgaaacaagagatggagacaccagaaacacatactgctgttaacactcatagtgatacctggctgaaacaagagatacagacaccagtaacacagactgcagtgGACACTCATATTAGCTATACATGGCTGAACCAAGAGatgcagacaccagaaacacagactgcagtcaacactcATAGCGATATCTGGCTAAACCAAGAGATACAGaaaccagaaacacagactgcagttgACACTCATAGCGATATCTGGCTAGatcaagagatacagacaccgaAAACACACACTCCAGTGAACACTCATTGTGATGCCTGGCTGAAACGAGGGAGATGGATAACAGAAACTCAAAGCATGGGTAGATTAGAACTAAATGCGAGACGTGAAACAGATCCAGTTCCAATATCTGACACCACATTCCCGTGTTCAGGTCACAAGAATCAGCAGGTTGTGATTACAACACATACATGgcagaaaaagcatgcatgcaataagtgtggtgccaggtttttacggtctggttctttgaagcaacacatgttaacacatacaggggagaaaaagtatgagtgtactgagtgtgatgctagtttcaaactgtcttcttatttgaagcgacacatgttaacacatacaggggagaaaaagcatgcatgcaatgagtgtagTGCCATGTTTTTATGGTCTAGTAaattgaagcaacacatgtcaacacatacaggggagaaaaagcatgcatgcaatgagtgtggtgccaGGTTTTTACGGTCTGGTTCTTTGAGACAACACATGTcaacacatacaggggagaaaaagtaTAAGTGTACTGAGTGTGGTGCCAGGTTTTTACGGTCTAgtaatttgaagcgacacatgtcaacacatacaggggagaaaaagcatgTATGCAATGAGTGTAGTGCCATGTTTTTATGGTCTAgtaatttgaagcaacacatgttaactcatacaggggagaaaaagcatgcatgcaatgagtgtggtgccaggtttttacggtctagtaatttgaagcaacacatgtcaacacatacaggggagaaaaagcatgTATGCAGTGAGTGTAGTGCCATGTTTTTATGGTCTAGtgatttgaagcgacacatgtcaacacatacaggggagaaaaagcatgcatgcaatgagtgtggtgccaGGTTTTTACGGTCTGATGAtttgaagaaacacatgttaacacatacaggagagaaaaaccatgcatgcaatgagtgtggtgccaTGTTTTTACGATCTGGttctttgaagcaacacatgttaacacatacaggggagaaaaagcatgcatgcaatgagtgtgatgctagtttcaaactgtcttcttatttgaagcgacacatgttaacacatacaggggagaaaaagcatgcatgcaatgagtgtggtgccaggtttttactgtctggtcatttgaagcgacacatgtcaACACATACGAGAAAGAAAAAGTATGAGTGTACTTAG